AAGTTGAGCACAACGACCCGGTGGCTCAGATCCATGACGGCGCGCAGGTCGTGCTCGATGAGCAGGATGGTGATGCCCATCTCCTCGTTGGCGTCGAGGATGTAGCGCGCCAGATCCTCCTTTTCCTCCACGGTCATGCCGGCCATGGGCTCGTCGAGAAGCAACAGCCGCGGGCCCGTCGCAAGCGCCCGAGCCATCTCCACCCGCTTCTGGACGCCGTAGGGCAGCGCCCCTACCGGCAGATGGCGGTAGGGTTCGAGGTCCATGAAGTCGATGATGTCTTCAACCCGGCGCCGCGCCTCGATCTCCTGGGCCTGTGCCCGGCCGTAGTAGAGGAGGGCGTCCACGAGCGTGTAGCGCAGCCGGCGGTGCTGGGCCAGCATGAGGTTGTCCAGGACGCTCATACCCAGGAAGAGCTCGATGTTTTGAAAGGCGCGCCCGATCCCCAGGGCGGCGACGCGATGGGGTGGAAGGCCCGTAATGTCGCGGCCTTCGAGGCGGACGCGCCCCCGGTGGGGACGGTAAAACCCGTTGATGCAGTTGATGAGGCTGGTCTTGCCCGCGCCGTTGGGCCCGATGACGCTGAGGCGCTCGCCGCGTCTCACCTGCAGGCTCA
This region of Bacillota bacterium genomic DNA includes:
- a CDS encoding ABC transporter ATP-binding protein, whose amino-acid sequence is MEPVQLEVEHLTLHFGGLAALSGVSLQVRRGERLSVIGPNGAGKTSLINCINGFYRPHRGRVRLEGRDITGLPPHRVAALGIGRAFQNIELFLGMSVLDNLMLAQHRRLRYTLVDALLYYGRAQAQEIEARRRVEDIIDFMDLEPYRHLPVGALPYGVQKRVEMARALATGPRLLLLDEPMAGMTVEEKEDLARYILDANEEMGITILLIEHDLRAVMDLSHRVVVLNFGRVIAEGAPEEAARHPDVVEAYLGEAVPA